A segment of the Candidatus Sumerlaea chitinivorans genome:
ACGTCGAAATCCCGCACAATCGTTGAATGAAAAAGCGGGACAAAAATAGTACACAATGAAACATCAAGTAAGTCCGCTCAAGCGGACTCGCATCTGGGGTGAAAAACGAAACAGACTGACACAATCTTGTCAGAGGAGAGAAAATCAATGCCACACGAAGTTCCCCCCCTACCCTACGCGTACAACGCACTCGAACCCTACATTGACGAACAAACGATGATCCTGCACCACGATAAGCATCATGCCGCCTACGTTACGAACCTCAATGCGGCTCTTGAGGGATACCCCGATTTGCAGTCAAAGTCGATCGAAGAGCTGATTCGCAACTTGTCCGCCGTTCCCGAAGCCATCCGCACTGCGGTTCGCAATCATGGCGGCGGGCACCTCAACCACACGATTTTCTGGGACATCATGACCCCCGGCGGCGCGAAGCAGCCAGTCGGCGAGCTTGCCGAGGCCATCAACGCCACGTTCGGGAGTTTCGAGAATTTCAAGAAACAGTTTAACGATGCCGGA
Coding sequences within it:
- a CDS encoding Manganese superoxide dismutase, with the translated sequence MPHEVPPLPYAYNALEPYIDEQTMILHHDKHHAAYVTNLNAALEGYPDLQSKSIEELIRNLSAVPEAIRTAVRNHGGGHLNHTIFWDIMTPGGAKQPVGELAEAINATFGSFENFKKQFNDAGLKRFGSGWAWLIVTNAGKLEVVSTANQDSPLSEGHHVVIGNDVWEHAYYLKYQNRRGEYLEAWWNVVNWDKALERFKAAK